One Anaeromyxobacter diazotrophicus genomic window, GCGGGCGCGCTCGGACACCCGGTCGATGAGCGCCGGGACGTCCTCCTTCCGGCTCACCTGCTCCGTCACCGCGAACAGCGACCGGTCGTCCCTGGGGTCGAGGGCGCGGAGCTGGAGGGCGTAGTCGCCGCCGAAGCGGCGCACCGAGGCGAGGAGGAGCGCCCGCGTCTTCACCGCGCGCCCCACCTCGCGCGCCAGTCGCTCGTCGATACGCTCCACCTCGCCGTGGCCCAGCTTCCGCAGCTCGTCGCGCATGCGGGAGCGCGTCACCACCGCGAGGCGGTGCGACTGCTCGAGCGAGGTGATGAGCAGGGCGGACAGCCCCTCGAGCTGCGGGTCGCCGGTGGCGTTCTCGAAGTCGGCCACCGCCACCGTCATGCGCTGGAGGTCGCGGGCCCCGAGGGCTCGCGCCCCCAGCCCCGCCGCGACCCCGCCGCCGCCCGCGAAGAGCACCGCCACGGCGAGCGCGAGCCAGCCGCGCCGGCGCCGGCCCGCCGCCACCGGATCGAGCGCGCGCGCGATGGCGCCGAGGTCGTCCACCGCCTCCTGCGCCGAGCGGGGGCGGTGGCCCGGGTCCTTCGCCAGGAGCCGCCCCGTGAGCCGCGCCAGCCGCGCCGGGATGCCCTCGCCGCGGGGCTCCGGGGAGGGGCCCTCGTCGAGCACGGCGCTGCGCCCGTTCTTCACCTCGAACGGCAGCCGCCCGGTGAGCATGCGGTAGAGGAGGACCCCCAGGCCGAAGAGGTCGCTCCGCTCGTCCTCGCGCTCGCCGCGGATCTGCTCGGGCGCCATGTAGCCGGGGGTGCCACCCTTGGCGCCCGCCGCGCCGAGCAGGTGCGCCAGGCCGAAGTCGAGCACCTTCACGGCGCCGGACTCGCAGACGAAGACGTTGCCGGGCTTGAGGTCGCGGTGCACCACCCCCGCCGCGTGCGCGTGCACGAGCGCCTGTCCCACCTCCCGGGCGATGCGGACGGCTTCACCGGGAGAGAGAGGCCCGTCGTCGAGCCGCTGTGACAGCGCCTCGCCCCGGAGCAGCTCCATGATGAGGTAGGGGCCGCTGGGGCAGCTCCCGAAGTCGTGGATGGTGACCAGGTTGGGGTGGTTGAGCCGCGCCGCCGACTCCGCCTCGTGACGCAGCGCTTCCACCTGCTCGGCGTCGAGGGGCCGCCCGGGCCGGAGCGCCTTGAAGGCCACCCGCCGGCCCAGGTCGCGGTCCTTCGCCTCGTACACCACCCCGAAGCCGCCGCGCCCCACCTCGCGGACGAGCTCGAAGCGCCCCACCACCTCGCCCGGCGCGAGCCGCGCCTGCCAGACTTCGGACAGCTTCACGTCCGGGGTGCGCGCCAGCTCCTCCAGGAGCCGCGTCAGGCCATCCGCCGCCGCCCCCGCCGCGACGGAGGGCTCGGTGCGATCGGGTTCGAGGCGGCGCGCCTCGCTGCGGGCTTCGGTGGCCATGGCCGGGGAACCGGCGCATGTTACCGCCGAACGGACCCTGTGTCGCACCCGCGGCCGTCCCACGAGCCGGGCGCGCGCCTTGCTACGCCCGGGAGGGAATCATCCCTTGAGAGCGGACGCGAACGAGCCTAGACAGAGGGGCGACTTCCCCATACCCGAGGTGACCGTGCCCAAGACCAAGCCCGTTCTGCTCGTCGTCCTCGATGGTTGGGGCCTGCGGACCGAGCGCGAGGCGAACGCCATCGCCATCGCCGGGACGCCCAACATGGACGCCCTCATGCGCGATTACCCGTGGACCGCGCTCGAGACGAGCGGGCTCTCGGTCGGACTGCCGGAGGGGCAGATGGGGAACTCCGAGGTCGGCCACACGAACCTCGGGGCGGGGCGGATCGTCTACCAGGACCTCGTCCGCATCAACCGCGCGGTCGAGGACGGGTCGTTCTTCCAGAACCCGGTGCTGCAGGAGGCGATGCGGCGGGCGAAGTCGGGGAGCGGAACGGTCCACTTCCTCGGCCTCCTCTCCGACGGCGGCGTGCACAGCCACGTCGAGCACCTGCACGCCTGCCTGGAGCTGGCGCGGCGCGAGGGCGTCCCGCGCGCCTTCGTGCACGCCTTCCTCGACGGGCGCGACGTGCCGCCGAAGAGCGGCCTCGGCTACGTGCAAGCGTTCGAGAAGCGGCTCGGCGAGACCGGCTACGGGCAGGTCGCGACGGTGATGGGGCGCTACTACGCCATGGACCGCGACAAGCGGTGGGACCGGGTGGCGCTCGCCTACGGCGCGATGGTGCGCGGCGAGGGCTTCAAGGCCGCCGGCGGTGCGAAGGCGGTGGAGGAGGCGTACGGCCGCGAGGAGACCGACGAGTTCGTGAAGCCGACGGTGGTCGTCAACGGCGCCGGCGAGCCGCGGGCGCGGGTGAAGGACGGCGACGTCATCGTCTTCTTCAACTTCCGCGCCGACCGGGCGCGCGAGATCACGCGCGCCTTCACGCAGGAGGGGTTCGCCGACTTCGACGCGAGGCCGCGGCCCCAGCTCGCGTACTACGCGTGCATGACGGAGTACGACCAGACCTTCGGGCTCCCGGTGGCCTACGCGCCCGACCAGCCGACGCACATCTTCCCGGAGCTCGTGGCGCAGGCCGGCATCCCGCAGCTCCGCTGCGCCGAGACCGAGAAGTACGCCCACGTCACCTTCTTCTTCAACGGCGGGCGCGAGGTGCAGTTCCCGGGCGAGGAGCGGATCCTCGTGCCCAGCCCGCGCGACGTGAAGACCTACGACGAGAAGCCCGAGATGAGCGCGCGCGAGGTGACCGACCGGCTGGTGCCGGCCATCGAGTCGCGCAAGTACGGCTTCATCCTGGTCAACTTCGCGAACCCGGACATGGTGGGGCACACCGGGAAGCTCGACGCGGCGGTGAAGGCGGTGAAGGTGGTGGACGAGTGCCTCGGCCGGCTCTGGAAGGCCGCGCGCGCCTCGTACATGGCGATGCTCGTCACCGCCGACCACGGCAACTGCGAGCTGATGGTGGACCCGGTGACCGGCCAGCCGCACACGGCGCACACGCTCGGGCCCGTGCCGTTCATCCTGGCCGACCCGGACTTCAAGGGCGCGAAGCTGCGCGAGAAGGGCGTGCTGGCCGACGTGGCGCCCACCGCCCTCCAGGTGCTCGGGCTGCCGCAGCCGAAGGAGATGAAGGGGCTGGGCTTGCTCATGCGCTGAAGACGGGCCGCTCGCGGTCGCGGTCGAAGTCGAGGTCGAGGTCGCTGTTGCAGTCGAGGTCGAGGTCGATCGATGAACGCATCCTCCGGTCCATGCGCTTTCACCTCGACCTTCACCTCCGCCCTCCTCGACCTCCTCTACCCCCCTCGCTGCGCCGCCTGCCGCGAGCTGCTCGCGAGCTCCGCGGACGAGCCCTTCTGCCCCACCTGCCGCGACGCCATCGACTCCGTCCCCCCGGGCTGCGCCCGCTGCGGCCTGCCGGGCCCGCACGCGCTCTGCGGCGCGTGCCTGGCCGCGCCGCCCGCCTTCGCCTCCTGCCGCGCCGGCGCCCTGTTCGGCGGCCCGCTCGCCGACGCGGTCCACGCGCTCAAGTACGGCGATCGCCCCGCGCTGGCGCGCCCGCTCGGCGCCTGGCTCGCCGCGGCCGCCCCGTGGCCCGAAGGCGCGGCGGTGGTCGCGGTGCCGCTCGGCCGCCGCCGGCGCCTCGCCCGCGGCTACGACCAGGCGCAGCTCGTCGCCCGCGCCGTGGCTCGCGCCCGCCGCGCGCCCTTCCTTCCGGCCGCGCTGCGCCGCACCCGCGAGACCGC contains:
- the gpmI gene encoding 2,3-bisphosphoglycerate-independent phosphoglycerate mutase; amino-acid sequence: MPKTKPVLLVVLDGWGLRTEREANAIAIAGTPNMDALMRDYPWTALETSGLSVGLPEGQMGNSEVGHTNLGAGRIVYQDLVRINRAVEDGSFFQNPVLQEAMRRAKSGSGTVHFLGLLSDGGVHSHVEHLHACLELARREGVPRAFVHAFLDGRDVPPKSGLGYVQAFEKRLGETGYGQVATVMGRYYAMDRDKRWDRVALAYGAMVRGEGFKAAGGAKAVEEAYGREETDEFVKPTVVVNGAGEPRARVKDGDVIVFFNFRADRAREITRAFTQEGFADFDARPRPQLAYYACMTEYDQTFGLPVAYAPDQPTHIFPELVAQAGIPQLRCAETEKYAHVTFFFNGGREVQFPGEERILVPSPRDVKTYDEKPEMSAREVTDRLVPAIESRKYGFILVNFANPDMVGHTGKLDAAVKAVKVVDECLGRLWKAARASYMAMLVTADHGNCELMVDPVTGQPHTAHTLGPVPFILADPDFKGAKLREKGVLADVAPTALQVLGLPQPKEMKGLGLLMR
- a CDS encoding ComF family protein gives rise to the protein MNASSGPCAFTSTFTSALLDLLYPPRCAACRELLASSADEPFCPTCRDAIDSVPPGCARCGLPGPHALCGACLAAPPAFASCRAGALFGGPLADAVHALKYGDRPALARPLGAWLAAAAPWPEGAAVVAVPLGRRRRLARGYDQAQLVARAVARARRAPFLPAALRRTRETAPQVGTSRAERLRNVRGAFAAERRLVAGRALVLVDDVVTTAATAGACSEALLVAGAREVHVIALARAD